From one Lycium ferocissimum isolate CSIRO_LF1 chromosome 5, AGI_CSIRO_Lferr_CH_V1, whole genome shotgun sequence genomic stretch:
- the LOC132057652 gene encoding uncharacterized protein LOC132057652, which yields MCSIDGFLDMEAKDMQKGKRKRNIVSCREYYCYKLQIRDDENIILHSGRSFQQYTVDEWIKIESQRLDFASFNRDLFRIDMLGGLLDMLHHEEREASQIGRNRYLPHSFMGGPRDMRRRYMDAIALVQCFGKPDIFLTMTCNPTWPEIKVNILRTDEVHNRPDLVSQIFHAKLEELKKDILRRNIFGKAASFMYTVEFQKRGLPCAHFLIILEEKYKLLTPEEYEKYVCAELPDPDTNPELYALVTKHMIHGPCGVLNPTSMCTRKKGYCKFKYPREFAEQTSKGKNSYPIYRRRNTRKSVKIRVHLIDNSWVVPYNPSLLCKFSCHINVEICSDIKVIKYIYKYICKGPDKTP from the coding sequence ATGTGTTCAATAGATGGTTTTCTTGATATGGAAGCTAAAGACATGCAAAAAGGAAAACGCAAAAGAAATATTGTTTCTTGCCGTGAGTATTATTGTTACAAACTGCAAATAAGAgatgatgaaaatataattttgcaTTCTGGAAGATCATTTCAACAATACACAGTGGATGAATGGATTAAAATTGAAAGCCAACGATTAGATTTTGCTTCGTTTAATCGAGATTTATTTAGAATAGATATGTTAGGAGGACTCTTAGATATGTTACATCATGAAGAAAGAGAAGCTTCACAAATAGGTAGAAATAGATATCTTCCTCATAGCTTTATGGGAGGTCCAAGAGACATGCGCCGCCGATATATGGATGCTATTGCATTGGTGCAATGTTTTGGAAAACCTGATATATTTTTGACTATGACATGTAATCCTACATGGCCTGAAATAAAAGTTAATATCCTACGAACAGATGAAGTACATAATAGACCGGATCTAGTTAGCCAAATATTTCATGCAAAATTAGAAGAGTTAAAAAAagacatcttaaggagaaatatatTTGGTAAAGCTGCGTCATTTATGTATACTGTAGAATTCCAAAAAAGGGGACTTCCGTGTGCTCATTTTCTCATTATATTAGAGGAGAAATACAAGTTATTGACTCCTGAagaatatgaaaaatatgttTGTGCTGAATTACCAGATCCTGATACCAACCCTGAATTATATGCACTTGTTACAAAACATATGATTCATGGTCCTTGTGGTGTGTTAAATCCAACAAGTATGTGTACTAGAAAGAAAGGATACTGCAAGTTTAAATATCCAAGAGAGTTTGCTGAACAAACAAGCAAGGGAAAAAATTCATATCCAATTTATAGAAGACGAAACACCAGAAAAAGTGTAAAAATTAGAGTACATCTAATTGATAATTCATGGGTTGTTCCTTATAATCCATCTTTACTTTGTAAATTTAGCTG